In Dyadobacter subterraneus, a single genomic region encodes these proteins:
- a CDS encoding uridine kinase family protein, giving the protein MIPHEKPPFIIGITGGSASGKTFFMKCLIDSFKPEDVCRISQDNYYRPIHEIPRDENGVENFDLPETIDHHLFAEHIAVLRAGREVHQKEYTFNNPLIKPEILVFEPRPIIIVEGIFVLYFPDIARLIDLKIFVDAKEHVKIKRRIIRDNNERGYDLDDVLYRWEHHVAPTYDKYILPLRSEADMIINNNTRFDTGLDVLVGFLKKKLEERE; this is encoded by the coding sequence ATGATACCCCACGAAAAACCACCTTTCATTATTGGTATAACCGGCGGAAGCGCATCGGGCAAAACTTTTTTTATGAAATGCCTCATTGATTCCTTCAAACCGGAAGACGTTTGCCGCATTTCACAGGATAACTATTACCGCCCGATTCATGAAATACCACGCGATGAAAATGGAGTAGAAAATTTTGACCTTCCGGAAACAATTGATCACCACCTTTTCGCAGAACATATCGCTGTTTTACGTGCAGGTCGTGAAGTTCATCAAAAGGAATATACATTCAATAATCCGCTGATCAAACCGGAAATTCTGGTTTTTGAGCCTCGCCCAATTATCATTGTTGAAGGGATCTTCGTGTTGTATTTCCCGGATATCGCCCGTCTTATCGATCTCAAAATTTTCGTAGATGCCAAAGAACATGTGAAAATCAAGCGCCGGATTATTCGTGATAATAACGAAAGAGGTTATGATCTGGATGACGTACTTTACCGCTGGGAACATCACGTTGCTCCTACTTATGATAAATATATTTTACCGCTAAGGTCGGAGGCTGATATGATAATCAACAACAATACAAGATTTGATACCGGACTGGATGTATTGGTTGGCTTTTTAAAAAAGAAATTGGAAGAGAGAGAATAA
- a CDS encoding asparagine synthase-related protein codes for MFYGYFSVDNISNEKYGQSGLGLISFPNGYLKFDRISCTKSFQLICVLNKDKRISIKNPIENDFQLDFLCYDDLIAYLKYKDYFNKISLIICDVDGQEIYLHRDFFGISPLFYIHIPNKLIAFSSNLTSLLNLPSLRDYLEINKSKVVQYLTWLSDGNNYSPSTFFQNFFNVLPGQRLIITNKKKEIGSFIDIDPYKWSNIKTMEEFGDEFRNLFKKSVERDINDNCIISAQLSGGLDSSSICAMIRHLEPKIPIHTIYADTETVLTNEQQYSDLVAKQIQSSHDILKPATNSFEIANLHVSLYGQPEYMYNGSALNREIMQNAVSKGSTVLFSGHAGDAVVGYGQDYIAELFDEGKWDVLKKTISIPSQLMSNINAQEENPSFKILYSLLARKKKKLNFIELIKLVLNVSRFFEIPIHYFYKNAWRKIKDKYRIPSSIIKKDLLQHSDLIPQDSTSVRRPSLANYKDISTVDDVFTSQSIIINEQFFILDKYYGIQHKFPFYDKDLFELCMSVPSELKYDHGRQRGHFREAMKGILPEEVRNRTSKANFGDYGRRVIVKLYFDSLHLLNSDSDIWNYVDRNNFNKSVSLLLDDEEALYVYNRVMYFVSKTIYLAIWLSKIKNKSFINLN; via the coding sequence ATGTTCTACGGCTACTTTTCTGTTGATAATATATCAAATGAAAAGTATGGGCAAAGTGGTTTGGGGCTAATTTCCTTCCCTAACGGATATTTAAAATTTGACCGTATTAGTTGCACAAAAAGTTTTCAGCTTATATGTGTCTTAAATAAAGACAAACGTATAAGCATAAAAAATCCAATTGAAAATGATTTTCAATTGGATTTTTTATGCTATGATGATTTAATAGCATACTTGAAGTATAAAGATTACTTTAACAAGATATCATTGATCATTTGTGATGTTGATGGTCAGGAAATATATCTTCATAGAGATTTTTTTGGTATCAGTCCACTTTTTTACATTCATATCCCAAATAAATTAATTGCTTTTTCATCAAATTTAACATCACTTTTAAATTTACCCTCACTAAGAGATTATCTCGAAATTAATAAGTCCAAGGTAGTACAATATCTTACTTGGTTATCTGATGGAAACAACTATTCGCCTTCCACTTTCTTCCAAAATTTCTTCAATGTACTTCCAGGTCAACGATTAATTATAACAAATAAAAAGAAAGAAATCGGTTCATTTATTGATATTGATCCTTACAAATGGAGTAATATCAAGACGATGGAAGAATTCGGAGATGAATTTAGAAATCTGTTTAAAAAATCTGTCGAAAGAGATATTAACGACAACTGTATTATTAGTGCTCAACTTAGCGGGGGCCTAGATTCTTCATCAATTTGCGCTATGATTCGGCATTTAGAACCTAAAATACCAATTCATACCATTTATGCAGATACTGAAACGGTTTTAACAAATGAACAACAATATTCCGATCTGGTAGCAAAGCAGATTCAATCGTCACATGACATCTTAAAGCCCGCAACTAATAGCTTTGAAATTGCTAATTTACACGTTTCACTCTATGGACAGCCAGAATACATGTACAATGGCTCCGCGCTTAATAGAGAAATTATGCAAAATGCAGTTTCCAAAGGAAGTACCGTACTTTTTAGCGGACACGCGGGCGACGCTGTCGTAGGTTATGGCCAGGATTACATTGCTGAACTATTTGATGAAGGTAAATGGGATGTTTTGAAAAAAACTATTTCCATACCTTCTCAATTAATGTCTAATATAAATGCCCAAGAAGAAAATCCAAGCTTTAAAATACTATATTCATTATTAGCCCGGAAGAAGAAAAAGCTAAACTTTATTGAATTAATAAAGCTCGTTTTGAACGTATCACGGTTTTTCGAAATACCCATTCACTATTTTTATAAAAACGCATGGCGAAAAATTAAGGATAAATATAGGATTCCGTCTTCGATAATAAAAAAGGATTTATTACAGCATTCAGACCTGATTCCTCAGGATTCAACTTCAGTTAGAAGGCCATCTTTGGCTAATTACAAAGATATCTCAACTGTTGATGATGTTTTTACATCTCAATCAATTATAATTAATGAGCAATTCTTTATTCTGGATAAATATTATGGCATCCAGCATAAGTTTCCATTCTATGACAAAGACCTTTTTGAATTGTGCATGTCTGTTCCATCAGAATTGAAATATGATCATGGACGTCAACGAGGCCATTTTCGTGAAGCAATGAAGGGTATTCTACCGGAAGAAGTTCGTAACCGAACTTCCAAAGCAAACTTTGGTGACTATGGTAGGCGTGTTATTGTGAAACTGTACTTCGATAGCCTGCACCTACTAAATAGTGACAGTGACATTTGGAACTATGTTGACAGAAACAACTTCAACAAATCCGTAAGTTTGTTGTTAGATGATGAAGAAGCGTTGTACGTTTATAATAGAGTAATGTACTTTGTATCCAAAACAATTTATCTCGCAATTTGGCTAAGTAAGATTAAAAACAAATCGTTTATTAATTTAAACTAA
- a CDS encoding lasso RiPP family leader peptide-containing protein encodes MTRLHSTQTKKSYKKPVLVKKGNVAKLTKGVKPGSNDLESGGQV; translated from the coding sequence ATGACTAGATTGCACTCTACACAGACGAAAAAATCGTACAAAAAACCTGTTTTGGTAAAAAAAGGTAATGTTGCTAAATTGACAAAAGGCGTAAAGCCTGGCAGCAACGACTTAGAAAGTGGTGGTCAGGTATAA
- a CDS encoding two-component regulator propeller domain-containing protein has translation MMRNFILLLLWGLLPTAIYAQNVPLGTWESHFSYRSAKHILKVRNKIFCSSYNGLFSFDQVNNQITNYSKANGLSAVGVSSMAYDSTENLIILAYRSGNLDLLYLNDDLEPDQIINWPFLADATDLPANKQISKISFLENKVYLSTNFGIIKLDPKLREIEETYRYIGAGGLEVSVTDLTFSNDSLFAATSQGLLATSLRSSINKQYFANWKTIPTPYKAVSVSYQNGNIYAGFAGAGIYKRKNSIWESVYESASQNYSFSEKDNLVTISDRILVLNQTKTDVYQNPIFSTLQESLRINSYFWSADMKQGLLSNKDGSFKSYSPVEGDTTIAPRTDSSVVDLNGLTWTRLPAYLGGGISVKNLKTNKQRILSTSVGSGGLPSSLIHSLAIDTDGYVWFASERGVGYFLPDDILSGSPIDAILPIYGQRKLFSSERSNALTVEPGNRKWIGTDNGLFQFTADGTELVKQFTAADSPLPSSKISALKFERSTGLLFVDTPNGMVSYRSDATTPEENLSSITVFPNPVRPNFDGILGVKGLMDNSTVKFTDLSGRLVYETRSQGGTASWNLNDYTGKRVRGGIYLIIIVSSDRSEKIAGKLAVIN, from the coding sequence ATGATGCGCAACTTTATACTGCTTTTACTTTGGGGATTGTTGCCAACTGCTATTTATGCACAAAATGTCCCGTTAGGAACATGGGAATCGCATTTTAGCTATCGTTCAGCAAAACATATTCTTAAAGTCCGCAACAAAATTTTTTGCTCTTCCTACAACGGACTTTTCAGTTTTGACCAGGTTAACAACCAGATTACAAATTATTCAAAGGCAAACGGTTTGAGTGCAGTTGGTGTATCGAGCATGGCTTATGATTCAACTGAAAATCTTATTATTTTAGCTTACCGGAGCGGCAACCTTGATCTCTTATACCTCAATGATGATCTTGAACCAGATCAAATTATAAACTGGCCTTTTCTGGCTGATGCTACTGACTTGCCCGCAAACAAACAAATTTCAAAAATATCCTTTCTAGAAAATAAGGTATACCTCAGTACCAATTTTGGCATTATTAAACTTGATCCAAAACTTCGTGAGATCGAAGAAACATACCGTTATATCGGAGCTGGCGGACTGGAAGTTTCAGTAACAGATCTCACTTTTTCTAATGATTCTTTATTTGCAGCAACATCGCAGGGACTTCTGGCAACATCGCTCAGATCTTCAATTAATAAACAATATTTCGCCAATTGGAAAACAATTCCAACTCCGTATAAAGCGGTATCAGTATCGTACCAAAACGGAAATATTTACGCAGGATTTGCAGGAGCCGGGATTTATAAAAGAAAAAATTCTATTTGGGAATCAGTTTACGAATCTGCCAGTCAGAATTATTCTTTTTCGGAAAAAGATAATCTGGTAACCATTTCAGATCGAATTCTGGTTTTAAATCAAACCAAAACGGACGTTTACCAAAATCCGATTTTTAGCACTCTCCAGGAATCTTTACGTATCAATTCCTACTTCTGGAGTGCAGATATGAAACAAGGTTTGTTAAGTAATAAAGACGGCTCATTTAAATCTTACAGTCCTGTCGAAGGTGATACAACCATCGCCCCCAGAACAGATTCTTCCGTAGTAGACTTAAATGGACTGACCTGGACAAGACTGCCAGCTTATCTTGGTGGTGGAATTTCCGTAAAAAACCTTAAAACAAATAAACAACGAATACTTTCCACGTCCGTTGGAAGCGGCGGATTGCCATCTTCTTTAATTCACAGTCTGGCAATAGACACTGATGGCTATGTCTGGTTCGCAAGCGAACGTGGTGTTGGATATTTCTTGCCGGATGATATTTTATCAGGATCACCCATTGATGCGATATTACCGATTTACGGACAGCGAAAGCTTTTTTCCAGTGAAAGATCCAACGCCCTTACAGTTGAACCAGGTAATCGGAAATGGATTGGAACGGATAATGGATTATTTCAATTTACAGCAGATGGTACTGAATTGGTAAAACAATTTACAGCTGCTGACAGTCCATTACCATCAAGTAAAATATCAGCCTTGAAATTTGAAAGATCAACCGGATTGCTGTTTGTTGATACGCCAAATGGAATGGTTTCGTATAGAAGTGATGCCACCACGCCCGAAGAAAATTTATCGTCAATAACCGTTTTCCCAAATCCTGTCAGACCGAATTTTGATGGCATTCTTGGGGTAAAAGGGCTTATGGACAATTCAACTGTTAAATTTACAGATCTTTCCGGCCGGCTTGTTTATGAAACCCGTTCACAAGGCGGCACAGCATCCTGGAATTTGAATGATTATACCGGCAAAAGAGTCCGGGGAGGAATTTATTTGATTATCATTGTGTCGTCAGACAGAAGTGAGAAAATAGCTGGGAAACTGGCAGTTATTAATTAG
- a CDS encoding 2-phosphosulfolactate phosphatase — translation MKHLDVCLTPDLLHLHKLDNSIVVVADIFRATSCMVTGLAYGVKSITPVATIEECKLLQDRGFIAAAERDAHKVEGFDLDNSPFSYMNERLIGSEIAMTTTNGTLSIAKARASAVKVMVGAFLNLGALANHLRSEQYDVLVLCAGWKGRPNLEDTLFAGALAEALKDQFMLREDGTLMAQRLYNQSRENLLSAVSNSSHVRRLQRLGISKDIAYCLQTDLYDVVPVLRGTTLVAMN, via the coding sequence ATGAAGCACCTTGATGTTTGCCTTACCCCCGATTTATTGCATTTACATAAACTTGATAATTCAATCGTTGTTGTTGCCGATATTTTCCGCGCCACTTCCTGCATGGTAACAGGACTTGCTTATGGCGTAAAAAGTATAACGCCCGTAGCAACAATAGAAGAATGTAAACTTTTACAAGACAGAGGATTTATTGCCGCAGCCGAAAGGGATGCTCATAAAGTAGAAGGATTTGACCTGGATAATTCCCCGTTCAGTTATATGAACGAGCGATTAATTGGATCTGAAATTGCAATGACAACGACCAACGGAACGTTATCCATTGCAAAAGCGAGAGCCTCCGCGGTAAAAGTAATGGTTGGCGCTTTCTTAAATCTGGGAGCTTTGGCGAATCATTTAAGATCTGAACAATATGATGTGCTCGTACTTTGCGCAGGCTGGAAAGGCAGACCAAATCTTGAAGATACTTTGTTCGCAGGCGCTTTGGCAGAGGCATTGAAGGATCAGTTTATGCTAAGAGAAGATGGCACACTGATGGCGCAAAGACTTTATAATCAAAGCCGTGAAAACTTGCTTTCAGCTGTTTCCAATTCTTCCCACGTAAGAAGATTACAGCGACTGGGCATTTCTAAGGATATCGCTTATTGCTTACAGACAGATCTTTATGATGTAGTTCCGGTTTTGAGAGGAACGACGCTGGTTGCAATGAACTAA
- the gcvT gene encoding glycine cleavage system aminomethyltransferase GcvT, with translation MKTVPLHQVHVELGAKIVPFAGFEMPVRYSSDMEEHHTVRNNVGVFDVSHMGEFSVKGPGALDLIQKVTSNDASALFDGKVQYSYLPNADGGVVDDLLVYRYNAEEYLLVVNASNIEKDWNWIQSHNTEGVEMKNLSDELCLLAVQGPNATATLQKLTTVDLSAMDYYTFQVGTMAGIEDVIISATGYTGAGGFEIYIKNEDAKKMWDAIFEAGSEFIIQPVGLGARDTLRLEKGFCLYGNDIDDKTSPLEAGLGWVTKFTKDFINSDNLKSQKEAGLKNKLVGFEMIDRGIPRGHYELCDAEGHKLGDVTSGTQSPTLQKGIGLGYVPTAYSKPETEIFVKVRDRLLKAKVVKLPFVKG, from the coding sequence ATGAAAACCGTTCCCCTACACCAGGTCCACGTTGAGTTAGGTGCCAAAATAGTACCCTTTGCAGGTTTTGAGATGCCAGTGCGCTATTCTTCTGATATGGAAGAGCATCACACGGTCCGCAATAACGTAGGTGTTTTCGATGTGTCACACATGGGGGAATTTAGTGTTAAAGGTCCGGGCGCCCTTGATCTGATACAAAAAGTAACGTCCAACGACGCTTCGGCGCTATTTGACGGAAAAGTACAATACAGCTATTTGCCAAATGCTGATGGCGGTGTTGTGGATGATTTGCTTGTTTATCGTTACAATGCAGAAGAATATCTTTTGGTTGTAAACGCTTCCAACATAGAAAAAGACTGGAACTGGATTCAAAGCCATAATACGGAAGGTGTTGAAATGAAAAACCTTTCTGACGAATTATGTCTTTTGGCTGTTCAGGGCCCAAATGCTACTGCGACGCTGCAAAAATTAACGACTGTTGATTTGTCGGCCATGGATTATTATACATTTCAGGTTGGCACAATGGCAGGAATTGAAGATGTCATTATTTCGGCGACGGGTTATACCGGCGCGGGCGGATTTGAGATTTATATCAAAAACGAAGACGCAAAAAAAATGTGGGATGCCATTTTTGAAGCTGGAAGTGAATTTATTATTCAGCCTGTCGGACTTGGTGCACGTGATACTTTGCGGCTGGAAAAAGGTTTTTGTTTATATGGAAATGATATTGACGACAAAACTTCTCCGCTGGAAGCTGGCCTTGGCTGGGTTACCAAATTCACAAAAGATTTTATCAATTCTGATAATCTGAAAAGTCAGAAAGAAGCTGGTTTGAAAAATAAACTGGTAGGATTTGAAATGATCGACAGAGGAATTCCTCGTGGACATTATGAGCTTTGTGATGCCGAAGGACATAAATTGGGCGATGTAACATCCGGAACACAATCTCCAACTTTACAAAAAGGAATTGGCTTAGGTTATGTTCCAACTGCATACAGCAAACCGGAAACAGAAATTTTCGTTAAGGTGAGAGACCGCCTTTTGAAAGCAAAAGTTGTAAAACTACCTTTTGTAAAAGGCTGA
- a CDS encoding FG-GAP repeat domain-containing protein, with product MKKQILSFVLILLFHFKSNSQTATFKGEVIDGEISIGYGVTTGDVDGDGKPDILLADKKEIVWYKNPGEKAATWIRYVIAKDLTEQDNVCIAARDIDGDGKVEIAVGAQWNPSETKNNKLSGAVFYLSPTEDRTKLWEPVRLHHEVTIHRMQWVKREDNTFQLIVLPLHGEGNVNGVGAGVNMIAFDVPENRKGLWGYNLIETNMHMTHNFQPMEVPGRFVGLAVASKEGVQVFLNGVGGWAPSGNWMIPGQGVGEIRMGSLGKNQLFSTSVEPMHGNSLVVYSKDNRTVLTDKMKEGHALACADFFGQGRDQIVVGWRNPNVADQMGVRMFVGMDAEGKKWQEYSLDDKIKIACEDLTTADLDGDGDLDVIASGRSTHNVVIYWNQRK from the coding sequence ATGAAAAAACAAATATTATCCTTCGTTCTCATTTTACTTTTCCATTTTAAATCTAACAGTCAGACGGCTACATTTAAAGGAGAAGTGATTGATGGCGAAATCAGCATTGGTTATGGGGTGACGACAGGAGATGTGGACGGTGATGGAAAACCTGATATTTTGCTGGCGGATAAAAAAGAAATTGTTTGGTACAAAAATCCAGGTGAAAAAGCTGCAACGTGGATACGTTATGTCATTGCAAAAGATCTTACGGAACAGGATAATGTATGTATCGCCGCAAGGGATATTGATGGAGACGGAAAGGTGGAAATTGCGGTAGGTGCACAATGGAATCCTTCTGAAACAAAAAATAACAAATTATCGGGGGCTGTATTTTATTTGTCTCCAACGGAGGACAGAACAAAACTTTGGGAGCCTGTGCGTTTACATCATGAAGTGACTATTCACAGAATGCAATGGGTGAAACGGGAAGACAATACTTTTCAGTTAATCGTTTTGCCGCTGCATGGAGAAGGAAATGTGAATGGAGTGGGAGCGGGCGTAAATATGATCGCTTTCGATGTGCCCGAAAATCGAAAGGGATTGTGGGGTTATAATCTGATTGAAACAAATATGCACATGACGCATAATTTCCAACCAATGGAAGTTCCTGGCCGTTTTGTTGGATTAGCTGTTGCAAGTAAAGAAGGTGTTCAGGTATTTTTAAATGGCGTGGGTGGATGGGCGCCTTCGGGAAACTGGATGATTCCGGGACAAGGAGTAGGAGAGATCAGAATGGGCAGTTTGGGTAAAAATCAGCTTTTTTCGACATCGGTTGAGCCAATGCATGGAAATTCTCTGGTGGTTTATTCAAAAGATAACAGAACTGTTTTAACGGATAAAATGAAAGAAGGACACGCATTAGCCTGCGCAGATTTTTTCGGACAAGGCCGTGATCAGATTGTTGTGGGCTGGCGAAATCCAAATGTGGCGGATCAGATGGGCGTAAGAATGTTTGTTGGTATGGATGCGGAGGGGAAAAAATGGCAGGAATATTCACTGGATGATAAAATCAAAATCGCTTGTGAGGATTTAACGACAGCCGACCTGGATGGAGATGGAGATCTGGATGTTATAGCTTCCGGCCGCTCGACGCATAATGTTGTGATTTATTGGAATCAGCGGAAGTGA
- a CDS encoding 2OG-Fe(II) oxygenase, with protein sequence MGKLLNYHRFENFLEPVLAQGLLEYSTRNYSNFKEATVHKGAMNVINKEYRRSLVYRDLGEFKEQIISQITDLLPEIFDKLKINPFVINAFETEIAAHGDGAFFSEHIDTFTGNEDRQKARAISVVYYFFTEPKQFEGGELKLIPVEFIPGEDEAVSLTPLHNSLLVFPSFAPHEVLPIKCPNVEFADWRFTVNCWIYK encoded by the coding sequence ATGGGTAAATTATTAAACTATCACCGTTTCGAAAATTTTCTTGAGCCTGTTCTGGCTCAGGGTTTACTTGAATATTCAACACGCAATTATAGTAATTTTAAAGAGGCTACTGTTCATAAAGGAGCTATGAACGTGATTAATAAAGAATATAGACGAAGTCTTGTTTACAGAGATCTCGGTGAATTTAAGGAACAAATCATATCCCAAATTACAGACTTATTACCTGAGATTTTCGATAAGCTGAAGATAAATCCATTTGTAATCAATGCGTTTGAAACAGAAATAGCAGCACATGGGGATGGTGCATTTTTTAGCGAGCATATTGACACATTCACTGGCAACGAAGATCGGCAAAAGGCGAGAGCAATCAGTGTAGTTTATTACTTTTTTACGGAGCCAAAACAATTTGAGGGAGGGGAATTAAAATTGATTCCGGTTGAATTCATACCCGGTGAGGATGAAGCAGTTTCTCTAACACCGTTACACAATTCATTATTAGTTTTTCCTTCGTTCGCACCTCATGAGGTTTTACCAATCAAATGTCCGAATGTGGAGTTTGCCGATTGGCGTTTTACGGTGAATTGCTGGATTTATAAATAA